The Sphingomonas aliaeris genome segment GCTCGCGCCGCGACGCTTGAAGTTATAATTCGGTTCGCCGTCCTCGCCCGTGTGCAGCGCCTCGCGCGCGTCGAGCTGCGCCTTCAGGATGGCGACATAAGCGGGGTCGTAGGCGCGAAGGCAGGTCTGCTTGGGGTGAACGCCGACGATGACGGTGCCGCCATCCTTGCCGTCCGCACGGGGACTGTTCGCGGCAAGCGCTTGGCGAAGGGAAGCAGGAATAGCGCACCGGCCCTTGTCGTCGACAAGGCCAATGCCATCTCCCTGATAATCCACCCGTTCGGCCACG includes the following:
- a CDS encoding division/cell wall cluster transcriptional repressor MraZ; the encoded protein is MAERVDYQGDGIGLVDDKGRCAIPASLRQALAANSPRADGKDGGTVIVGVHPKQTCLRAYDPAYVAILKAQLDAREALHTGEDGEPNYNFKRRGASGEAVPFDGSGRFIMPGFPRDYAGIEETAFFWGTMDWIEIWDPKTLMAATDVDPVMQAACRYHCKQKGIVL